A single genomic interval of Chloroflexota bacterium harbors:
- a CDS encoding biotin--[acetyl-CoA-carboxylase] ligase, whose amino-acid sequence MPGRADDQLGPFLERVVLPSGWHVLHEPSVESTMDLAREAARGGWPDRTLFVTDYQSQGRGRQGRVWVCPPYAGLLTTVLLRRPAAPPHTYTVLVAVSVCEAIERLLALEPAIKWPNDVMLDGQKTMGVLAEASSDGREQTVIVGFGINVNLDSEELAELPNATSLSIQAGRQVHRGELLALIVERLDSWLRDDRHLKTDALWQAWNGRLWGRDQRVRVREGEQELTGTVLGGERDGTLLLRLTDGGIRRVVAGEVLL is encoded by the coding sequence ATGCCGGGACGCGCCGACGACCAACTGGGACCGTTCCTTGAACGGGTCGTGCTGCCGTCGGGCTGGCACGTTCTGCACGAGCCGAGCGTCGAATCCACGATGGATCTGGCGCGCGAGGCGGCCCGCGGGGGCTGGCCGGATCGCACGTTGTTCGTGACCGACTACCAGTCGCAGGGACGAGGACGGCAGGGACGGGTCTGGGTCTGCCCGCCGTACGCCGGGCTGCTGACGACCGTCCTGCTGCGTCGGCCGGCCGCGCCGCCGCACACCTACACGGTGCTCGTCGCGGTGTCGGTCTGCGAGGCCATCGAGCGGCTGCTGGCGCTGGAACCGGCCATCAAGTGGCCGAACGACGTGATGTTGGACGGCCAGAAGACCATGGGCGTGCTGGCCGAAGCGAGCAGCGACGGCCGCGAACAGACCGTGATCGTCGGGTTCGGGATCAACGTGAACCTCGACTCGGAAGAGCTGGCCGAGCTGCCGAACGCCACCTCGCTCTCGATCCAGGCCGGGCGTCAGGTCCACCGGGGCGAGCTGCTGGCCCTGATCGTCGAGCGGCTGGACTCCTGGCTGCGCGACGACCGTCACCTGAAGACCGACGCGCTCTGGCAGGCCTGGAACGGGCGGCTCTGGGGTCGCGATCAGCGGGTCCGCGTCCGCGAGGGCGAGCAGGAGCTGACCGGCACGGTGCTCGGCGGCGAGCGCGACGGTACGCTGTTGCTCCGGCTGACCGATGGCGGCATCCGGCGGGTGGTGGCTGGCGAGGTGCTGCTGTGA
- a CDS encoding non-canonical purine NTP pyrophosphatase has translation MGRELPLLLLGTTSQGKIRELRELLADLPARIVVPADLGIDLDVVEGETSFVANAMLKARAFRRASKVLTVAEDSGFEVDALNGEPGVISARWGGTDYSVKNQLIVDRLAGLPPAQRACRYVTVLAVAALDGKVYRRTGTCEGQVAERPAGDGGFGYDPIFYVPQLGKTMAEIPQTLKGTFSHRGRAATKALPLLRLLLAK, from the coding sequence ATGGGACGTGAGCTGCCGCTGCTGCTGCTCGGCACGACCAGCCAGGGCAAGATCCGCGAGCTGCGTGAGCTGCTGGCCGATCTGCCGGCCCGCATCGTCGTGCCGGCCGATCTCGGCATCGACCTGGATGTGGTCGAAGGCGAGACGTCGTTCGTCGCCAACGCCATGCTGAAGGCGCGGGCGTTCCGTCGAGCCAGCAAGGTACTGACCGTGGCCGAGGATTCGGGCTTCGAGGTCGACGCGCTCAACGGCGAGCCGGGCGTCATCTCGGCGCGCTGGGGCGGGACGGACTACAGCGTCAAGAATCAACTGATCGTGGACCGGCTGGCCGGCCTTCCGCCAGCGCAGCGCGCCTGCCGATACGTCACCGTGCTGGCCGTGGCCGCGCTCGACGGCAAAGTCTACCGTCGAACGGGGACGTGCGAAGGCCAGGTGGCTGAGCGCCCAGCCGGCGACGGCGGCTTCGGCTACGACCCGATCTTCTACGTCCCACAGCTCGGGAAGACGATGGCCGAGATTCCCCAGACGTTGAAGGGTACCTTCAGCCATCGTGGGCGGGCTGCCACCAAGGCGCTTCCACTGCTGCGCTTGCTCCTGGCGAAATAG
- a CDS encoding glycosyltransferase family 39 protein: MAAPVSAAADGARVGRAPERPSMLPVGRLAEAALLAGVLALAVAVRLPGLADPTDLSDEGIRGVQLRLLAAGFKPVSEIYASQGPLSLWLFYPLTALLGPDIVVGRLTAVLASLLALGASAVLARSLAGPLAGIATGLVLAVSPVFLENSRLAFVEQPSLAPTALGLALLVRYRQAGGRGWLIGSVVLLAVGTLAKPMAAVAGFGALVLILAPPAASAGERARSWPARLTDLGIYTTVGLAVCALAIVAIGPQVVYEQVVAYRVGARAARGWDMLANGQIVAQELQRDSLGVWLAALLGGVVTLVRRPPLGIAVLAWTVGAAGALLVYSPLWPKHVTYLLPPLAILAGTGFAEVARLGFGSRAPVQLAAGGVAGVAALIVLAQAPGLAAETRSIVYRHAGSDMRRYADDLAIVQAAAGPDQFVVVDDAYLAMVTGRLVPPPLADLSISRIGARALSADQAIADTRRFDARVLVLTDDHLGGVQRYLTWADREYVLVKGYVQRRPNRYRRVYVAPGVDLTAARAAMLGSLAQQTDVTLGPALLLGYDLESRTIKTGSRVDLTLMLEATQDRAPEHALITRLRDASGDTAWEGQWKIGEGSQELHTWKSGQWQVQTMRLLVDDVPPGEYTLTIGLPRPNAGPARVTARAGAEALPSREELSLGDVTVLR, encoded by the coding sequence GTGGCGGCGCCGGTGAGCGCGGCGGCCGACGGGGCGAGAGTTGGCCGCGCGCCCGAACGGCCGAGCATGCTGCCGGTGGGGCGTCTCGCCGAGGCCGCGCTGCTGGCAGGCGTCCTCGCGCTGGCCGTTGCCGTGCGCCTGCCGGGCCTTGCCGACCCGACCGACCTCTCGGACGAGGGGATCCGGGGCGTCCAGCTCCGGCTGCTGGCCGCCGGCTTCAAGCCCGTCTCAGAGATCTACGCTTCGCAAGGGCCGCTCTCGCTCTGGCTGTTCTACCCGCTAACGGCGCTGCTCGGGCCAGACATCGTCGTTGGGCGGCTGACGGCGGTCCTGGCGAGCCTGCTGGCCCTGGGTGCATCGGCCGTGCTGGCGCGCAGCCTCGCCGGGCCGCTCGCGGGCATCGCGACGGGTCTCGTGCTGGCGGTCAGCCCGGTCTTCCTCGAGAACTCGCGGCTGGCGTTCGTCGAGCAGCCCTCGCTTGCGCCGACCGCCCTCGGCCTGGCGCTGCTCGTGCGGTACCGTCAGGCCGGCGGGCGCGGCTGGCTGATCGGATCGGTCGTGCTGCTGGCGGTCGGGACGCTCGCCAAGCCGATGGCGGCGGTCGCCGGTTTCGGTGCGCTGGTGCTGATTCTTGCGCCACCGGCGGCCTCGGCCGGCGAGCGAGCGCGTTCGTGGCCTGCGCGGCTGACCGATCTGGGCATCTACACGACGGTCGGGCTTGCGGTCTGTGCGCTCGCAATCGTCGCCATCGGGCCGCAGGTCGTCTACGAGCAGGTCGTGGCCTACCGGGTCGGGGCGCGGGCCGCTCGTGGCTGGGACATGCTCGCCAACGGTCAGATCGTCGCGCAAGAGCTCCAGCGCGACAGTCTCGGCGTCTGGCTGGCGGCGCTGCTCGGCGGTGTGGTGACGCTCGTCAGACGACCACCGCTCGGGATCGCCGTGCTGGCCTGGACGGTCGGAGCCGCCGGCGCGCTGTTGGTCTACTCGCCGCTCTGGCCGAAGCACGTCACCTACCTGCTGCCGCCGCTGGCGATCCTTGCCGGCACAGGGTTCGCCGAGGTGGCGAGGTTGGGGTTCGGCTCGCGCGCCCCCGTGCAACTGGCCGCTGGCGGCGTCGCGGGTGTGGCCGCGCTGATCGTGCTGGCGCAGGCTCCGGGCCTCGCCGCCGAGACGCGCTCGATCGTCTACCGTCACGCCGGCTCGGACATGAGGCGCTACGCCGACGATCTCGCCATCGTGCAGGCCGCGGCTGGGCCGGATCAGTTCGTGGTCGTGGATGACGCCTATCTCGCGATGGTGACCGGGCGGCTCGTGCCTCCGCCGCTCGCCGACCTCTCGATCAGCCGGATCGGGGCGCGGGCGTTGAGCGCCGATCAGGCGATTGCCGACACCCGCCGCTTCGACGCCAGGGTGCTGGTGCTGACCGACGACCACCTGGGCGGCGTTCAGCGCTACCTGACCTGGGCCGACCGTGAGTACGTGCTCGTCAAAGGGTACGTCCAGCGGCGGCCGAACCGGTATCGGCGGGTGTACGTGGCCCCGGGTGTCGATCTGACGGCCGCCCGCGCGGCGATGCTTGGCAGTCTGGCGCAGCAGACCGATGTGACGCTTGGGCCGGCCTTGCTGCTCGGATACGACCTGGAGAGCCGGACGATCAAGACCGGTTCGCGGGTCGATCTCACGCTGATGCTCGAGGCGACCCAGGATCGCGCACCCGAACATGCGCTGATCACTCGTCTGCGGGATGCCTCGGGCGATACGGCCTGGGAAGGCCAGTGGAAGATCGGAGAGGGCTCTCAGGAGCTGCATACCTGGAAGTCTGGTCAGTGGCAGGTGCAGACGATGCGGCTCCTGGTGGACGACGTGCCGCCCGGCGAGTACACGCTGACCATCGGGCTGCCGCGGCCGAACGCTGGCCCGGCCCGGGTGACCGCACGTGCTGGAGCCGAGGCGCTGCCGTCACGCGAGGAGCTGAGCCTCGGCGACGTCACGGTGCTGCGGTGA